The sequence below is a genomic window from Streptomyces sp. NBC_00289.
AGCAGGCGGCCCTCCTGAAACAGGCGGGCGCCGCCTCGGCCGACTCCTCCGACGGCATCTTCAGCAACGTCTCCAACTTCCACCTCACGTCCGACGAGATCGCCTACGACCGCCGGGTCCTCGACGCCCTCGGCGGTCCCGCGGGCCTGGGCGCCGTCATCGACACCAGCCGCAACGGCAACGGCGCCCCGGCCGACGGCGAGTGGTGCGACCCCTCGGGCCGCAGGATCGGCCGGGCACCGAGCCTGGACACCGGTGAGGCGCGCATCGACGCCTACCTGTGGGTGAAGCTGCCGGGGGAGTCGGACGGTTGCAAGGGAACGCCGGGCACGTTCACGCCGTCGTACGCCTACGAGTTGGCGCGCTGAGCTCCCTCGCCGGAAGCTTCCGTGTCGTACGAGGAGGTGCCCTCGTCCAGCAGCGGCTCCTGCGTCCTGAGGTGGGCGGGCGCGAACGCGCGCAGCGCGTGGTATCCGATGATCACGACCAGCGTGCCCAGGGCGATGCCGCTCAGCGAGAAGGTGTCGGTGAACTTCATGGTGACGTCGCCGACGCCGATGATGATGCCCGCCGCGGCCGGCACCAGATTGAGCGGGTTGCGCAGGTCCACCCCGGCGCTCATCCAGATCTGGGCGCCGAGCAGGCCGATCATGCCGTAGAGGATGACGGTGATGCCGCCGAGGACGCCGCCCGGGATCGCGGCCACGACCGCGCCGAACTTGGGGCAGACGCCGAAGAGGAGTGCGAAGCCGGCGGCGGCCCAGTAGGCGGCCGTCGAGTAGACGCGGGTCGCGGCCATCACACCGATGTTCTCGGAGTAGGTGGTGTTGGGCGGGCCGCCCACCGCGGTGGACAGCATGGAGCCGACGCCGTCGGCGGCGATCGCGGTGCCCAGCCTGTCGTCCAGCGGGTCCCCGGTCATCTCGCCGACCGCCTTGACGTGTCCGGCGTTCTCGGCGATCAGCGCGATGACGACGGGCAGGGCGACCAGGATCGCCGACCACTCGAAGGACGGCCCGTGGAGGGCCGGCAGTCCGATCCAGTCGGCGTGACCGACCCCGGAGAGGTCGAGCCGCCAGTGGTCGGTGACCTTGCCGCTCGCGTCCACCGAGTGGATCCGGCCGAAGATCCGGTCGAAGGCCCAGGACACGCCGTAGCCGAAGACCAGGCCGAGGAAGATCGCGATCCGGGACCAGAAACCACGCAGACAGACGACCGCCAGAGCGGTGAACGCCATCACCAGCAGGGCCGTCCACTGGTCCTGCGGCCAGTAGGTGGAGGCGGTGACCGGGGCCAGGTTGAAGCCGATCAGCATCACGACCGCGCCGGTGACGATCGGCGGCATCACCGCGTGGATGATCCGCGCCCCGAAGCGCCGCACCGCGAGACCCACGAGGAACAGCGCGACGCCCACGACGAAGACCGCGCCGGTCACGGTCGCGCTGGTGCCGCCCTGCGCGCGGATCACGGCCGCGACCCCGACGAACGACAGCGAGCAGCCCAGGTAGCTGGGCACCCGGCCCCGGGTCGCGAGCAGGAAGACGACGGTCGCGACCCCGGACATCATGATGGCGAGATTGGGGTTCAGACCCATCAGGATCGGGGCCACGAACGATGCCCCGAACATCGCGACCACGTGCTGGGCGCCGAGCCCGACCGTGCGCGGCCAGGAGAGCCGTTCGTCGGGACGGACCACCGCCCCGGGCGCCGGGGTGCGTCCGTCGCCGTGCAGTTTCCAGCGGACGCCAAGATCCATGGTGCGGTTTCGCTTTCCTCGTACGTGCGGGTTCCGGACCATTGTCACGTGGAGGGGGAGGGTGAGCGACCGCTTAGGATAGCGATCGTTGCCCCATACACTCAGGAGTCCCGCCGTGACCGCCGAAGCCCCGACCGCCCCCGCCCTGTCCTACGGCCGGCTGATGCCCGTCACGGTCCACTTCGACGACCTGGACGCGCTCGGCATGCTGCACAACGCCCGCTACCCGCTGCTCGTCGAACGGGCCTGGACCGAGTTCTGGCAGGGGCACGGCATCCGCTTCGACGGCGACTGGGCGAGCGCCGGTGACGCCTGCAACGTGGTCAGGGAACTGTTGATCTCCTACGACCTCCCGGTCACCCGGAGCGGCGCCTACGCCGTCCACCTCTGGCTGGAGCGCCTCGGCACCACCGGCCTGACCTACGGCTTCCGGTTCTGCTCGGCGGACGGCGGCACGACCTACGCGCGCGGCACCCGGGTGCTGGTGCGGCTGGACGCGGGAACCCTGCGCCCCGCGCCCTGGAGCGACCGCTTCAGGACCGCGGGCCGGGAACTGCTTCGGCCGGCGGGCTGAGCTTCGGGCGGTCCCGGTCGGCCGAGCGCAGCACCCCGGCGAAGACCACGAGCCCGCACGCCAGCAGGGTCACCAGACCGAACGACACCATCAGGCTGGTCGCCTGGGCGATGCCGCCGATCGCGCTCGGCGCGACCAGGCCGGAGGTGTAGGTGATGGTCGCGACGCCCGCGATGGCCTGGCTCGGGTTGGGGCCGCTGCGGCCCGCCGCGGCGAAGCAGAGCGGGACGACGACCGCGATACCGAGGCCCATCAGCGCGAACCCGGCCATCGCCACGGCCGGATGGCCCGCCACGACGACCAGCAGTCCGCCGAGTACGGCGAGGACACCGCCGGCGCGGACCGTCGCCACGGAACCGAACCGGTCCACCACCCGGTCGCCGGCGATCCGCGCGACCGCCATGGTGAGCGTGAAGCCCGTCGTGCAGGCCGCCGCGAGTCCCGCCGAGGATTCGAGCCGGTCGCGCAGATAGACCGCCGACCAGTCCAGGCTGGCGCCCTCCGCGAACACCGCGCAGAAGCCGACCGCGCCGATGAGCAGCGCCGACCTGGGCGGCAGCGCGAACCGGGGCGGCGGATCCTCGTCCTCGGCGGGCTGCAGGTCGAGCACCCAGGAGCACGCGCCCACGCCGAGCACGGTCAGGATTCCCGCCGCCAGCAGGTGATGCAGCCGGGCGTCCGCTCCCAGGTGGGCGGCGAGCGTGCCGGCCGCCGAGCCGATCAGGGCGCCCGCGCTCCACATGCCGTGCAGGCCGGACATGATCGAGCGGCCGAGACGGTTCTCGACCTCGACGCCGAGCGCGTTCATCGCCACGTCCGCCATGCCCGCCGTGGCCCCGTAGATGAACAGGGCCACGCACAACGTCAGCAGGTTCGGGGCGAGGGAGGGCAGGACCAGCGCCAGTGTCCACAGGGCGATCAGTCCGCGCAGCGCGTTCCGGGCACCGAAACGGTGGGTGACGCTGCCCGCCAGCGGCATCGCGAGCGAGGCGCCGAGCGCGGGGAAGGCGAGGGCGAGGCCCAACTGTCCCGCACTGACGGAGGCATGGTCCTGGACCCACGGCACCCGCGTCGCGAATGAGCCGGTGACGGCGCCGTGCACGGCGAAGACGGCGGCCACGGCGTACCGGGCGCGCTTCACCTCGCGCTGCTCGTAGATCACTGCACCCATTCTCCGACCCCTCCCAGGTCTGTTCCCCGCACGGCCGACGTAAACTATCAGGGACCCTGCCTGATAGATAGCGCGTAACCGGTCGCCCGGCGTGCGACCCCGCCGATCTGGAAGGATCCCGGCATGCCCGCATCCCCGAGCACCGCCCGGGCCATCAACGACCGGCTCGCCCTGCGTCTGCTCCAGCAGGAGGGCCCGTTGACGGCGGGGCGACTCAAGCAGCTGACCGGTCTGTCCCGGCCGAGCGTCGCCGACCTCGTCGAACGTCTCACGCTGGCCGGTCTGATCGCCGTGGTCGGGGAGTCGGGGGAACAGCGCCGGGGCCCGAACGCGAAGGTGTACGGCATCGTCGCGGACCAGGCCCACCTGGCGGCCCTGGACGTGCGCCTGGAAGGGGTCTCCGTGGTCGTCTCCGACCTCCTCGGCCGGGCGCTGGCCGAGGCGTCGGTGCCGATCGGCCCCGACACGGGTACCGGTTCCGCGGTGGAGCAGGCGGTCACGCTCGTCGAACGGGTGGTGAAGGAAGCGGGGGCCGACCGGCTGCACACCGTCGGCATCGGCGCCCCCGGCCTGATCGATCCGGCGAGCGGCGAACTCCGCGACTCCACCGGCCTGCCCGAGTGGCACCGCCGACTGGTGGCGGCCCTTCAGGAGCGGTTCCCGGACGCCCGGTTCAGCGTGGAGAACGAGACCAACCTCGCGGCGCTGGCGGAACAGCGCGACGGGGCCGCCCGGGACCGGGACACCTTCGTCCTGCTGTGGCTCGGCATGGGGATCGGCTCCGCGGTCGTCCTGGACGGGGCGCTGCGCCGGGGCGCCAACGGAGGGGCGGGCGAGATCGGCTTCCTGCCCGTCCCCGGGACGTCGGGGCTGCCCTCCGCCACCGACTGCGACGGCGGCTTCCACTCCCTCGCGGGGGCGGCGGCGGTCGCGGCCCTCGCGGCGCGGCACGGCGTGCCGGCGGAGCCCGCCGGGTCGGGGCCGGCCACGGAGGCGCTGGTGCGGGCGGCGGTCCGGCGGGCCGGCGCGGACCCGTCCGCCGAGCGTTTCCTCGACGCCCTCGCCGACCGGGTGGCCCTCGGCGCCGCCGCCGTCATCTCGGTCCTGGACCCCGGCTGCCTGGTGCTGGCCGGCGAGATCGGCCGGGCCGGCGGCGACACGCTCGCCGCCCGGGTCCAGCACCGCCTGGCCCGGATGTCACCCCTGCCCACCGAGGTGCGGTCCAGCGCGCTGGGTGGCGGCGCGGTCCTGCGCGGCGCACTGCTCACGGCGCGGGACCGGGCCCAGGAGGAACTCTTCGCACCCCCGGAAAACCGTCCGTCCGGCCGCACCCGCCCGCCGGGTCCGTGAAGGGCGGCCCGCCGGTCGCGCCACCCGACCGCGCTCGTCCCGCGCTCACGGTGCCGACGCGCCGCCGTACGGCAATGGAGGCCCGGCGGCGGGCAAGGGCCGTCGTCACCGCCGCCGGGCCGGTCCGCGAGGGGGCGGGCGGAACCCGGTCACCTGCGCAGACCCTAAAAGGACTAGACCACGCTGGTCAATAGGTATGGACCAATCTCAAGCGGGCCTGAGGGGTCGGGAGTTGACGGCCTCACGGGCCGTCAGGGAAGTCCAGCGAAGGTCGTTGTGAGCCACCCCACAGCATTCGCCCGTATGGACGCCGACACGGCGTGGCACACTGGCCCTGTACCAGAAGCAGCGCACTCCGGGGTCGG
It includes:
- a CDS encoding uracil-xanthine permease family protein, translated to MDLGVRWKLHGDGRTPAPGAVVRPDERLSWPRTVGLGAQHVVAMFGASFVAPILMGLNPNLAIMMSGVATVVFLLATRGRVPSYLGCSLSFVGVAAVIRAQGGTSATVTGAVFVVGVALFLVGLAVRRFGARIIHAVMPPIVTGAVVMLIGFNLAPVTASTYWPQDQWTALLVMAFTALAVVCLRGFWSRIAIFLGLVFGYGVSWAFDRIFGRIHSVDASGKVTDHWRLDLSGVGHADWIGLPALHGPSFEWSAILVALPVVIALIAENAGHVKAVGEMTGDPLDDRLGTAIAADGVGSMLSTAVGGPPNTTYSENIGVMAATRVYSTAAYWAAAGFALLFGVCPKFGAVVAAIPGGVLGGITVILYGMIGLLGAQIWMSAGVDLRNPLNLVPAAAGIIIGVGDVTMKFTDTFSLSGIALGTLVVIIGYHALRAFAPAHLRTQEPLLDEGTSSYDTEASGEGAQRANS
- a CDS encoding acyl-CoA thioesterase, producing the protein MTAEAPTAPALSYGRLMPVTVHFDDLDALGMLHNARYPLLVERAWTEFWQGHGIRFDGDWASAGDACNVVRELLISYDLPVTRSGAYAVHLWLERLGTTGLTYGFRFCSADGGTTYARGTRVLVRLDAGTLRPAPWSDRFRTAGRELLRPAG
- a CDS encoding MFS transporter, whose product is MGAVIYEQREVKRARYAVAAVFAVHGAVTGSFATRVPWVQDHASVSAGQLGLALAFPALGASLAMPLAGSVTHRFGARNALRGLIALWTLALVLPSLAPNLLTLCVALFIYGATAGMADVAMNALGVEVENRLGRSIMSGLHGMWSAGALIGSAAGTLAAHLGADARLHHLLAAGILTVLGVGACSWVLDLQPAEDEDPPPRFALPPRSALLIGAVGFCAVFAEGASLDWSAVYLRDRLESSAGLAAACTTGFTLTMAVARIAGDRVVDRFGSVATVRAGGVLAVLGGLLVVVAGHPAVAMAGFALMGLGIAVVVPLCFAAAGRSGPNPSQAIAGVATITYTSGLVAPSAIGGIAQATSLMVSFGLVTLLACGLVVFAGVLRSADRDRPKLSPPAEAVPGPRS
- a CDS encoding ROK family transcriptional regulator — translated: MPASPSTARAINDRLALRLLQQEGPLTAGRLKQLTGLSRPSVADLVERLTLAGLIAVVGESGEQRRGPNAKVYGIVADQAHLAALDVRLEGVSVVVSDLLGRALAEASVPIGPDTGTGSAVEQAVTLVERVVKEAGADRLHTVGIGAPGLIDPASGELRDSTGLPEWHRRLVAALQERFPDARFSVENETNLAALAEQRDGAARDRDTFVLLWLGMGIGSAVVLDGALRRGANGGAGEIGFLPVPGTSGLPSATDCDGGFHSLAGAAAVAALAARHGVPAEPAGSGPATEALVRAAVRRAGADPSAERFLDALADRVALGAAAVISVLDPGCLVLAGEIGRAGGDTLAARVQHRLARMSPLPTEVRSSALGGGAVLRGALLTARDRAQEELFAPPENRPSGRTRPPGP